The following proteins are encoded in a genomic region of Flammeovirga pectinis:
- a CDS encoding GAF domain-containing protein, whose product MAEKTSTNTKGSGLRLNDLSIRVKVLLNLLLIAALSSTAVGMLGYYSAKKSLEEAVFAQLTSVREVKRRTLESFIEDAKEQVSVLAQSRMVSDAVMELSPAFSILDYYYAPGKIERMRRDLKEFYRTDVDRKLGDNDDGFSRQLINSVDDVSDRMVILQTLYLSNNPNPIGKKFQLNRANDKTAYSDIHERYHSSFRRFLMADGFSDLLLVNVNSSEVIYSVSKNVDFGSNLMDGVFRQSSLGQAFTLARNSIRPNMVILSDFGSYEGSYGELQMFFSAPVYEEGEKIAVLIATMPLSAINRIMTDDGDWVEEGLGITGETYLVGKDQLMRSDARLFEEEPEKFYQQMVDLNIPSEEIRKVKAFRTTVLSKTVNTAPIQDAMKGHTGNMLSVNYLGKPALTSYTSLKIRQLPWMIVAEMQEVEAFESIERLKWNVAFATIIIFIIGFIVSNAYSTSFTRPISKLEQAISKLARGDVSTSIPVKSADEIGKTIESMNSLIERTKQTSDFASDIGKGNFKTNFETFGNRDVLGNSLIKMRDRLEYVSEEDHRRQWVSEGISKFAEITRKYLDDVDQLYSVVLRDLVDYLGANQGMLFLVEDDLKSDTQFLQLKSCYAFDRDKYLNKQIGFGEGLAGRCWQENESLFIDDVPPGYSKIVTGLGLASPKSLLLVPLKFNEEALGVIELASFNVIEPYMVEFIERVSESIASAITSAKHNTRTSHLLSASQKLTQELRVREEEMLQNTEELQATQEEMERRQQELEEVRRSLQKEIAMKDEQILFYKSQLDDEEETSSEESKG is encoded by the coding sequence ATGGCTGAAAAGACATCAACAAATACTAAAGGGTCTGGATTAAGACTAAATGATTTAAGTATTCGTGTAAAAGTTCTATTGAATCTTCTTTTGATTGCTGCATTATCAAGTACTGCCGTAGGTATGCTTGGTTATTATTCAGCAAAAAAATCTTTAGAAGAAGCAGTTTTTGCACAACTTACTTCTGTACGTGAAGTAAAGCGACGTACTTTAGAATCGTTTATAGAAGATGCAAAAGAGCAAGTAAGTGTTTTGGCACAAAGTAGAATGGTGTCTGATGCTGTAATGGAGTTATCTCCTGCATTTTCGATATTAGATTATTATTATGCACCTGGTAAAATTGAAAGAATGCGTAGAGACTTGAAAGAGTTTTACCGTACTGATGTCGATAGAAAACTTGGTGATAATGATGATGGTTTTTCACGTCAGTTAATAAATAGTGTTGATGATGTTTCTGATAGAATGGTCATTTTACAGACATTATATTTATCTAATAACCCAAACCCAATCGGAAAGAAGTTTCAATTAAATAGAGCAAATGATAAAACCGCTTATTCTGATATTCATGAACGTTATCATTCTTCTTTTAGAAGGTTTTTAATGGCAGATGGTTTTTCAGATTTATTGCTCGTTAATGTCAATTCATCAGAAGTAATATATTCTGTTTCTAAAAATGTTGATTTTGGTTCTAATTTAATGGATGGTGTATTTAGACAATCTTCATTAGGTCAGGCTTTCACATTAGCAAGAAACTCTATAAGACCAAATATGGTAATTTTATCAGATTTTGGCTCTTACGAAGGCTCTTATGGGGAACTTCAAATGTTTTTCTCTGCTCCAGTATATGAGGAAGGTGAAAAAATAGCTGTACTTATTGCTACCATGCCTTTATCTGCAATAAATAGAATAATGACAGATGATGGAGATTGGGTAGAAGAAGGTTTGGGAATAACAGGTGAAACTTATTTAGTAGGTAAAGATCAATTGATGAGAAGTGATGCTCGTTTATTTGAAGAAGAACCAGAAAAGTTTTACCAACAGATGGTGGATTTAAATATCCCTAGTGAAGAGATAAGAAAAGTAAAAGCATTTAGAACAACGGTTTTATCTAAAACTGTAAATACAGCTCCAATTCAAGATGCAATGAAAGGTCATACTGGTAATATGTTATCAGTAAATTACTTAGGTAAGCCAGCATTAACGTCTTATACGAGCCTTAAAATTCGCCAATTACCATGGATGATTGTTGCAGAAATGCAAGAAGTGGAAGCATTTGAATCTATTGAAAGGTTAAAATGGAACGTAGCATTTGCTACAATAATTATCTTTATTATCGGTTTTATTGTCTCGAATGCCTATTCAACGAGTTTTACAAGGCCGATTTCTAAATTAGAACAAGCTATTTCTAAATTAGCAAGAGGGGATGTTTCGACTTCAATTCCTGTAAAATCGGCAGATGAGATTGGTAAGACAATTGAATCAATGAATAGTTTGATTGAAAGAACAAAGCAAACATCTGATTTTGCTTCTGATATAGGTAAAGGCAATTTCAAAACAAATTTTGAGACTTTTGGAAATAGAGATGTTCTAGGTAACTCATTGATTAAAATGAGAGATCGTTTAGAGTATGTATCAGAAGAAGATCATAGAAGACAATGGGTAAGTGAAGGTATTTCAAAATTTGCTGAAATAACCCGTAAGTATCTAGATGATGTTGACCAGTTATATTCTGTTGTATTAAGAGACCTTGTAGATTATTTAGGTGCTAATCAAGGAATGTTATTTCTTGTTGAAGATGATTTAAAATCAGATACTCAATTTTTACAACTAAAGTCTTGTTATGCCTTTGATAGAGATAAGTACCTGAACAAGCAGATCGGTTTTGGAGAAGGGTTAGCGGGTAGATGTTGGCAAGAAAATGAGTCGTTATTTATAGATGATGTACCTCCTGGATATTCAAAAATTGTGACAGGTCTAGGTTTGGCATCTCCAAAGAGTTTATTATTAGTGCCTTTGAAATTTAATGAAGAGGCTTTAGGTGTAATTGAATTAGCATCTTTTAATGTAATTGAGCCATATATGGTTGAATTTATTGAAAGGGTTTCAGAAAGTATTGCATCAGCGATTACTTCAGCAAAACATAATACTAGAACATCACACCTCTTGTCTGCTTCTCAAAAATTAACGCAAGAGTTGAGAGTTAGGGAAGAAGAAATGCTTCAGAATACAGAGGAACTTCAGGCTACTCAAGAAGAGATGGAAAGAAGGCAACAAGAACTTGAAGAAGTGCGTAGATCATTACAAAAAGAAATTGCAATGAAAGATGAACAGATTCTTTTTTATAAGTCTCAATTAGATGATGAAGAGGAAACTTCTTCGGAAGAATCTAAAGGATAA
- the mnmA gene encoding tRNA 2-thiouridine(34) synthase MnmA has translation MAKRVVVGLSGGVDSSVAAHLLVEQGYEVIGLFMINWHDGSVTIQGECPWIDDSNDALLVANKLNIPFQSVDLSEQYKERIVDYMFSEYKAGRTPNPDVLCNREVKFDVFMDIAMSLGADYVAMGHYCRKDSFIDENGKEVFRLLAGVDGNKDQSYFLSQLSQEQLSKALFPIGELTKPQVREIAAEQDLITANKKDSQGLCFIGKVKLPDFLKQQLLPKKGNIVEVSREHQIYTDRDTELLNASTEDEKLELLTKPYQYKPTYGKKVGDHQGAHYYTIGQRKGLGVGGTPLPLFVIATDTKTNTIYTGQGDQHPGLNRQGLKVNSNEIHWVRTDLEMKVGETREYMARIRYRQPLEKVTLYMKSDGLYCVFENKQSGISAGQFITWYTDDELIGSGVIAG, from the coding sequence ATGGCAAAAAGAGTAGTAGTTGGTCTCTCTGGTGGAGTAGACTCTAGTGTAGCAGCTCACTTATTAGTAGAGCAAGGTTATGAAGTAATTGGTCTATTTATGATCAATTGGCATGATGGAAGTGTAACAATTCAGGGAGAATGCCCATGGATTGATGACAGTAATGATGCATTACTTGTTGCAAACAAGTTAAATATCCCATTTCAAAGTGTAGATCTCAGTGAACAATACAAAGAACGTATAGTCGACTATATGTTTTCTGAATATAAAGCTGGACGAACACCCAACCCTGATGTATTGTGTAATCGAGAAGTCAAATTTGATGTCTTTATGGATATTGCAATGAGTCTTGGTGCAGATTATGTAGCAATGGGACATTATTGCCGAAAAGATTCTTTTATTGATGAAAACGGTAAAGAAGTTTTTAGACTTTTAGCTGGTGTTGATGGAAATAAAGATCAAAGTTATTTCTTATCTCAATTGAGCCAAGAGCAATTATCTAAAGCATTATTCCCTATTGGTGAATTAACAAAGCCTCAAGTAAGAGAGATTGCAGCAGAGCAAGATTTGATTACAGCAAACAAAAAGGATTCTCAAGGGTTATGTTTTATTGGTAAAGTGAAATTACCTGATTTCTTAAAACAACAACTTTTACCTAAAAAAGGAAATATTGTTGAGGTCTCTAGAGAGCATCAAATATATACTGATAGAGATACAGAACTCTTGAATGCCTCTACAGAAGACGAGAAATTAGAATTACTTACAAAACCTTATCAGTATAAACCTACCTATGGTAAAAAAGTGGGCGATCATCAAGGAGCACATTATTATACCATTGGGCAAAGAAAAGGACTTGGTGTTGGGGGAACTCCACTCCCTTTATTTGTGATAGCAACCGATACTAAAACAAATACAATTTACACAGGTCAAGGAGATCAACATCCTGGTTTAAATAGACAAGGACTAAAAGTGAATTCTAATGAAATTCATTGGGTCCGAACTGATTTAGAAATGAAAGTTGGAGAAACTAGAGAATATATGGCAAGGATACGCTATAGACAACCTTTAGAGAAGGTCACGCTTTATATGAAATCAGATGGTTTATATTGTGTATTTGAAAATAAACAATCTGGTATTTCTGCCGGACAATTTATCACTTGGTATACAGATGATGAATTAATTGGTTCTGGTGTAATTGCAGGATAA
- a CDS encoding rod shape-determining protein MreD — translation MGREIWLKELGLFFLYLTVQVLFFRNLAFFDGMVMVFPYVAFLILLPFGAMNMSILLVAFSMGFVVDIFYDSIGIHTAACVLLAFVRTQLMKWTAPTGGYELSETPTIGQMGLGTFLIFIAPQIILHHILLFMIEAGSWAFMPRAILRALLSSVATLLIILAIQYLFYGNSQRRRI, via the coding sequence ATGGGAAGAGAAATTTGGTTAAAGGAATTGGGATTGTTTTTCTTGTACCTCACTGTTCAAGTGTTGTTTTTTAGAAACCTTGCATTCTTTGATGGTATGGTGATGGTATTTCCCTACGTTGCTTTTTTAATCTTATTACCTTTCGGAGCAATGAATATGAGTATTTTACTTGTTGCTTTCTCTATGGGTTTTGTGGTAGATATCTTTTACGACTCAATAGGCATTCACACAGCAGCTTGTGTTTTATTGGCTTTTGTAAGAACTCAATTAATGAAATGGACAGCACCTACGGGTGGATATGAACTTTCTGAAACACCAACTATTGGTCAGATGGGATTGGGAACTTTTCTAATTTTTATTGCACCTCAAATTATACTTCATCATATTTTATTATTTATGATTGAAGCAGGTTCTTGGGCATTTATGCCAAGAGCAATATTAAGAGCATTACTTAGTTCGGTAGCTACATTATTGATAATCTTAGCAATTCAGTATCTATTTTATGGAAATAGCCAAAGAAGAAGAATTTAA
- the mreC gene encoding rod shape-determining protein MreC: MSQLFAIIFKYRVFLVFLLLELVASGLIVNNNSYQRSVILSSSNAVVGGIYNASSNVEQYFNLTDVNEDLLNENAYLRKQLELAEVGVKDSLSLDSINTKTTALFYGMSDTIAYDFIPARIINNSIYRSANYITLNKGRNDGIVEGMGIMTKDGVVGQVKAVSAHFATCYSLLHRDMAVSSELKKNGALCTVKWDTEDPTTASANYLPLHLDINVGDTVTTSGFNTVYPEGIMLGVVTEAKKTPSERFWLVTIDVSVDFSKIHHVYVSKSLFRSEKDSLELMSED; the protein is encoded by the coding sequence ATGAGTCAATTATTTGCCATAATATTTAAATACCGTGTATTTTTAGTTTTTTTGTTACTAGAATTAGTAGCATCAGGGTTAATTGTAAACAATAATAGTTACCAGAGGTCTGTAATACTTTCATCTTCAAATGCTGTTGTAGGAGGGATTTATAATGCTTCTTCTAATGTTGAACAGTATTTTAATTTGACAGATGTTAATGAAGATCTGCTGAATGAAAATGCATACCTAAGAAAACAATTAGAATTAGCAGAAGTCGGAGTAAAAGACTCTTTAAGTTTAGACAGTATCAATACCAAAACAACAGCTTTGTTTTACGGTATGAGTGATACTATTGCTTATGATTTTATTCCAGCTCGTATTATCAATAACTCAATTTATAGATCTGCCAATTATATTACTCTTAATAAAGGTAGGAATGATGGTATTGTTGAAGGTATGGGTATAATGACAAAAGACGGTGTAGTAGGGCAAGTAAAAGCAGTTTCTGCTCATTTTGCAACCTGCTACTCACTTTTACATAGAGATATGGCAGTTTCTTCAGAACTGAAAAAAAATGGAGCGTTATGTACTGTTAAATGGGATACAGAAGATCCTACAACAGCAAGTGCAAACTATTTACCATTACATCTAGATATAAATGTAGGTGATACAGTAACAACCTCAGGTTTTAATACAGTTTACCCTGAAGGTATAATGTTAGGTGTAGTTACAGAGGCAAAGAAAACGCCTTCTGAAAGATTTTGGCTTGTTACAATTGATGTATCGGTAGATTTTTCTAAAATACATCATGTTTATGTTTCAAAATCATTATTTAGATCAGAAAAAGACTCTTTAGAGTTGATGTCTGAAGACTAA
- a CDS encoding rod shape-determining protein: MGFFDFFTSDLAIDLGTANTLILTKGKIAVEEPSIIALDRQSGKVIALGTKAMQMHEKTHENIKTIRPLKDGVIADFHAAEHMIRGMIKMSDGKKRFFTPSHRMVICIPSGITEVEKRAVRDSAEHAGAKEVYMVPEPIAAAIGIGIDIEEPMGSMVVDIGGGTTEIAVIAMSGIVCDQSVRTAGDVFNRDILDYMRRQHNLLIGERSAEKIKFEVGAALAELDDAPEDFEIRGRDLLTGIPKVINVSYAEVAFALDKSISKIEEAILRALETAPPELSADIYDRGIHLTGGGALLRGLDKRISLKTKLPVHVPDDPLRAVVLGTGAVLKELNRYKAILIT, translated from the coding sequence ATGGGTTTCTTTGATTTTTTTACGAGCGATCTAGCAATAGATCTTGGCACAGCAAATACTTTGATCCTGACAAAAGGGAAAATTGCGGTTGAAGAACCGTCGATTATCGCTTTAGATAGACAATCTGGTAAAGTGATTGCTCTTGGTACTAAGGCCATGCAAATGCATGAAAAAACACACGAAAATATTAAAACTATTCGTCCTCTTAAGGATGGTGTGATTGCCGATTTCCATGCAGCAGAGCATATGATTCGAGGCATGATTAAAATGTCTGATGGTAAAAAACGATTTTTCACTCCTTCACACAGAATGGTTATTTGTATTCCTTCAGGAATTACAGAAGTGGAAAAAAGAGCCGTTAGAGATTCAGCTGAGCATGCTGGAGCAAAAGAAGTATATATGGTACCAGAACCAATCGCAGCAGCTATTGGTATTGGCATAGATATAGAAGAACCTATGGGTAGTATGGTTGTTGATATTGGAGGTGGTACTACAGAAATTGCTGTTATAGCAATGTCAGGTATTGTTTGTGATCAGTCAGTACGTACTGCAGGAGATGTATTTAATAGAGATATTCTTGATTATATGCGTCGCCAACATAATTTACTTATTGGTGAGAGGTCTGCAGAGAAAATCAAATTTGAAGTTGGAGCAGCATTAGCAGAGTTAGATGATGCACCCGAAGATTTTGAAATTAGAGGGAGAGACTTATTGACAGGTATACCTAAAGTTATTAATGTTTCTTATGCAGAAGTAGCATTTGCTTTAGATAAATCCATTTCAAAAATTGAAGAAGCTATTTTAAGAGCTTTAGAAACTGCCCCACCAGAATTATCTGCAGATATTTACGATAGAGGAATCCATCTTACAGGTGGAGGAGCTTTATTAAGAGGATTAGACAAAAGAATTTCACTCAAAACAAAATTACCAGTTCACGTTCCAGACGATCCATTAAGAGCGGTTGTTTTAGGAACAGGAGCTGTTTTGAAAGAGTTGAATAGATATAAAGCCATTCTTATTACTTAA
- a CDS encoding carboxypeptidase-like regulatory domain-containing protein has translation MTKLFNIEINLRFVLFLAVVSSYILPSEVFAQGEHNAIQFSGIVVEGDSSFGVPGAHVYIKQAGKGTVTNHAGFFTMPTQVGDTVVVSAVGFAKQEIIIPKRDDLGFTVLIEMREDVTELPILEVFPYPTKEIFEEAFLALGEQKDQRIENMEKNLSQDKLTMMSNALPMGASGNYKYYMNYRADQIATQYFMETANPLLNPFAWADLIKSIKKGDFKRKD, from the coding sequence ATGACTAAACTTTTTAACATAGAAATAAATTTAAGATTCGTACTGTTTTTAGCAGTTGTTTCTTCTTACATATTACCTTCTGAAGTTTTTGCTCAAGGTGAACATAATGCAATTCAATTCTCTGGTATTGTAGTAGAGGGCGATAGTTCTTTTGGTGTACCTGGTGCTCACGTTTACATTAAACAAGCAGGTAAAGGTACAGTAACCAACCATGCAGGTTTTTTTACAATGCCAACACAAGTTGGAGATACAGTTGTTGTTAGTGCTGTAGGTTTTGCAAAGCAAGAAATAATTATACCTAAAAGAGACGATCTAGGGTTTACAGTATTGATAGAGATGAGAGAAGACGTTACAGAGCTTCCAATTCTAGAAGTATTCCCTTACCCTACTAAAGAAATTTTCGAAGAGGCATTTTTAGCTTTAGGAGAGCAAAAAGACCAAAGAATAGAAAATATGGAAAAGAATTTGAGTCAGGATAAATTAACCATGATGTCAAATGCTTTACCAATGGGTGCTAGTGGTAACTATAAATACTACATGAATTATAGGGCAGACCAAATTGCAACTCAATACTTTATGGAAACAGCAAATCCATTACTTAATCCATTCGCTTGGGCCGATTTAATTAAATCAATTAAAAAAGGAGACTTCAAACGAAAAGATTAG
- the atpD gene encoding F0F1 ATP synthase subunit beta, giving the protein MSNIGKVTSVIGPVVDVSFEAEGSTLPAIYNALKVKKSNGLEIILEVQQHLGEERVRTVAMDGTEGLQRGADCLDTGKAIAMPTGEAVRGRVFNVVGEPIDGMDVPDTSTSLPIHRSAPAFDQLATSTEVLYTGIKVIDLLEPYTKGGKIGLFGGAGVGKTVLIMELINNIAKVYSGISVFAGVGERTREGNDLLREMIESGVIKYGKEFEEDMEKGGWDLSKVDKNELANSQATLVYGQMNEPPGARARVALSGLTIAEFFRDGEGEAQGRDILFFVDNIFRFTQAGSEVSALLGRMPSAVGYQPTLATEMGTMQERITSTKRGSITSVQAVYVPADDLTDPAPATTFAHLDAQTVLSRKITSLGIFPGVDPLESSSRILSPEILGDEHYNTAQRVKETIQRYKELQDIIAILGMDELSEEDKQVVARARRVQRYLSQPFHVAEQFSGIPGLIVDIKDTIRGFNEILDGKWDHLPEAAFMFVGTIEEAVAAGEKMLAEAK; this is encoded by the coding sequence ATGTCAAATATCGGTAAAGTTACCTCAGTCATTGGACCTGTAGTTGACGTCAGCTTCGAAGCAGAAGGATCTACGCTACCAGCGATTTATAATGCTTTGAAGGTGAAGAAATCCAATGGTCTAGAGATCATTTTGGAGGTTCAACAACACCTTGGCGAGGAGCGCGTTCGTACAGTAGCTATGGACGGTACAGAAGGACTTCAGCGTGGTGCTGATTGTCTTGATACAGGTAAAGCAATTGCTATGCCTACAGGAGAAGCAGTAAGAGGTCGTGTTTTCAACGTAGTTGGAGAACCGATTGACGGCATGGATGTGCCTGATACTTCTACTTCACTTCCAATTCACAGATCTGCTCCTGCTTTTGATCAATTAGCAACAAGTACAGAAGTACTATACACAGGTATTAAAGTAATTGACCTTTTAGAGCCTTATACAAAAGGTGGTAAAATTGGTCTTTTCGGTGGTGCTGGTGTTGGTAAAACTGTATTGATCATGGAATTGATCAATAACATTGCAAAAGTATACTCTGGTATCTCTGTATTTGCCGGTGTAGGTGAACGTACTCGTGAAGGTAATGACCTTCTACGTGAGATGATTGAATCTGGCGTAATCAAGTATGGTAAAGAATTTGAAGAAGATATGGAGAAAGGCGGATGGGACCTTTCTAAAGTAGATAAAAACGAACTTGCTAATTCACAAGCAACGTTAGTTTACGGTCAAATGAACGAACCTCCAGGTGCACGTGCTCGTGTAGCTTTATCAGGTTTAACAATTGCCGAATTCTTCCGTGATGGTGAAGGAGAAGCTCAAGGTCGTGATATCTTATTCTTCGTAGATAACATTTTCCGTTTTACTCAAGCTGGTTCTGAGGTATCTGCCCTTCTAGGTCGTATGCCATCAGCTGTAGGTTACCAACCAACGTTGGCAACGGAAATGGGTACTATGCAAGAGCGTATTACATCGACTAAGAGAGGATCTATTACATCGGTACAAGCAGTATATGTTCCTGCCGATGATTTAACTGACCCTGCTCCAGCGACTACATTCGCCCACTTGGATGCTCAAACAGTATTATCGCGTAAGATTACATCTTTAGGTATCTTCCCTGGTGTGGATCCTCTAGAATCATCTTCACGTATCTTATCTCCAGAAATCTTAGGAGATGAGCATTACAATACTGCTCAGCGTGTAAAAGAAACTATCCAACGTTACAAAGAATTACAAGATATTATTGCAATTCTTGGTATGGATGAACTTTCTGAGGAAGATAAACAAGTTGTTGCACGTGCTCGTCGTGTTCAACGTTATTTATCTCAACCTTTCCACGTTGCAGAACAATTCTCAGGTATCCCTGGTCTAATTGTAGACATTAAAGATACTATCCGTGGTTTCAACGAAATCTTAGATGGTAAATGGGATCACCTTCCTGAAGCTGCATTCATGTTCGTAGGAACAATCGAAGAAGCAGTTGCTGCTGGTGAGAAAATGCTTGCTGAAGCGAAGTAA
- a CDS encoding F0F1 ATP synthase subunit epsilon: protein MFVELLTPDKKYFEGEATAVKVPGINGEFEMLDRHANIISSLGQGTVRIANKADLTTFNIDGGTIEMLENKLVILAEAVLD from the coding sequence ATGTTTGTTGAATTACTTACTCCTGATAAAAAATATTTCGAAGGTGAAGCGACAGCAGTAAAAGTTCCTGGTATTAACGGTGAATTTGAAATGCTTGATCGTCACGCAAACATTATATCTAGCTTAGGCCAAGGTACTGTACGCATCGCTAATAAAGCTGATCTTACTACTTTCAATATTGATGGTGGTACTATAGAGATGCTAGAAAATAAATTAGTGATTTTAGCTGAGGCTGTGTTAGATTAA
- a CDS encoding polysaccharide biosynthesis protein: MGLIIGSRILAKFIYQRIFYYKLPTKNIIIYGAGAAGAITKDVLDKDTTCNYSIKAIIDDNKSKQGKIMGGVKIYSQRSILDPKFLDDNDIDELILSINNLVPSRKRKIVDKCLSLDLFIKNIPPFQTWINGELSAKQIQRVKIEDLLDRKPIQLENENVKREVENKVLLVTGAAGSIGSEIALQLIHYNPKKLIILDQSETGLYDIERYLLPHINGDFSKLEVIIADISNQNRIDQVFKEFTPDIVYHAAAYKHVPMMEKNPSEAILVNVCGSRNIANAAVKYSTEKFVMVSTDKAVNPTNVMGASKRLAEIYIQSLGKTSNCKTKFVTTRFGNVLGSNGSVIPLFREQIEKGGPITVTSDKITRYFMTIPEACQLVLEAGAMGNGGEIFVFDMGEAVRIIDVAKKMIKLSGLQEGEDIDIKITGLRPGEKLYEELLNNEENTIPTHHPKIMAGKVREYIYEDVILQYESLFSKINVDDHKLIAKVKEIVPEYVSNNSIFERLDKKNKLV, translated from the coding sequence ATGGGACTTATTATTGGCTCTAGAATTCTAGCAAAATTTATATATCAAAGAATTTTCTATTATAAATTACCTACTAAAAATATTATTATTTATGGTGCAGGAGCAGCAGGAGCAATTACAAAAGATGTACTTGATAAAGACACTACTTGTAATTATAGTATAAAGGCTATTATTGATGACAACAAAAGTAAACAAGGTAAAATTATGGGAGGTGTTAAAATATACTCTCAAAGATCTATATTAGATCCTAAATTTCTTGATGATAATGATATAGACGAATTAATTCTATCAATAAATAATCTTGTACCATCCCGAAAAAGGAAAATTGTTGATAAATGCTTATCATTAGATTTGTTTATTAAAAACATACCGCCTTTTCAAACTTGGATTAATGGTGAGTTAAGTGCAAAACAAATTCAAAGAGTAAAAATAGAAGACCTATTAGACAGGAAGCCTATACAACTTGAAAATGAAAATGTTAAAAGAGAAGTTGAAAATAAAGTTCTTCTTGTAACTGGTGCTGCAGGATCAATAGGTAGTGAAATAGCTTTACAATTAATACATTATAATCCTAAAAAATTAATTATACTTGATCAATCAGAAACTGGACTTTACGATATAGAAAGATATTTATTACCTCATATTAATGGTGATTTTTCTAAACTTGAAGTTATTATTGCTGATATTTCAAATCAAAATAGAATTGATCAAGTTTTTAAAGAATTCACTCCTGACATAGTATATCATGCTGCTGCTTATAAGCATGTACCAATGATGGAAAAAAATCCTTCTGAGGCTATTTTAGTAAATGTATGTGGTTCTAGAAATATTGCAAATGCGGCTGTTAAGTATAGTACAGAAAAATTTGTAATGGTTTCAACAGATAAAGCTGTAAACCCTACAAATGTCATGGGTGCTAGTAAGCGACTTGCTGAAATTTATATTCAAAGCTTGGGTAAAACTTCAAACTGTAAGACTAAATTCGTAACAACAAGATTTGGTAATGTTTTAGGTTCAAATGGTTCTGTAATCCCTCTTTTTAGAGAACAAATAGAAAAAGGTGGGCCTATTACTGTTACAAGTGATAAAATTACTCGATATTTCATGACAATTCCCGAAGCTTGTCAATTAGTTTTAGAGGCAGGTGCTATGGGAAATGGGGGTGAGATTTTTGTTTTTGATATGGGTGAGGCTGTTCGGATTATTGATGTTGCAAAGAAAATGATAAAACTTTCTGGACTACAGGAGGGAGAAGATATAGATATAAAAATTACAGGATTAAGACCAGGGGAGAAACTTTATGAGGAATTGTTAAATAATGAAGAAAATACTATTCCAACTCATCATCCTAAAATTATGGCAGGTAAAGTGAGGGAATACATCTATGAAGATGTTATACTTCAGTATGAAAGTTTATTTAGTAAGATTAATGTTGATGATCACAAACTTATTGCTAAAGTAAAAGAGATTGTTCCTGAATATGTTAGTAATAATTCCATTTTTGAAAGATTAGATAAAAAAAATAAGTTGGTTTAA